The DNA region GTTTGAGGCCAGTACTTTGCCCACGCTCTGGTAATAGCAGTTGTCGGAGCCAAAAAGCAGGCGGTCTTCACCCAGCTGCTCCAGGGCAAAGTCGATCATGTGTTCTTCATTGTTGCTGCCGGAAGTGTCGACATATACATTCGGACTGTTTTTAAGGGCCTTGCACATGTACTCCCAATCGCCCCCGCCACCAATATGCGCATGCTGGAACATGGCTTCCGGATACCTTGCGGCGATGGCTACAAAATCTTCGGGGATCGACACATTTTTAGGCTTGTTGCCATTGTATTTCATCCGGTAGCCGCCCACACCAAGCTGTGTTTCGGCATGGGTATGGATGATCATTTTCAGGTCGATCATCTTTTCTACAATGGGATAGAATGATGGGTCGCTGATCTTGGTCTGGTAATAGGTCTTGGCGCCTACCATCCCCTGGTCTACGCAGCGTTTGATCTCTTCCAGCGAAGCTTTGAGGTGTATGGGGTTAAAGGTAAAGCTGCCGGTAATCCTGTCGGGATGCAGTTTCATTAAGCCCAGAATGATGTTGTTGTGTTCAATGAAGGCTTCCGGGCTGGCATCAGGAATGCCCTTGATGAGCCGGGTTACGGGTTTGGAAAGTACCAGCTTGCGGATGTTAAACCTTTCGGCGTAGTCCAGCAGGATCTCCGCAAACTTCTTCTGCGCTTCAAGATTGCCGTTCCCCAGGTCGCAATGTACGTGTGCATCTATTTTGGGGTACTTCAACATTTCCCTGACGATGTCGTACTTAGGGGGCTGGCCATTTACCGCCGGCTGCGCCCGGCTGCTTTGGGGATCAAATCCAAAAAGGCTTTTGCTTACCAGTAAGCCAGCGGCCGAAAGCCCGGTACTGGCAAAAAATTTTCTTCGGTCCATTGTGTTATTGTTTAGGTTAAAAATTCCTGCCCGATTTCCGGAGGATATTGTTGTAGTTCTCAAAAAATACCTTCCTTTTCCGGGCTTCATCCAGTCCGGATGAAATTACTTTACCAATACCCTGAAAATAAGAACCATCGCATCCAAAAAAGACGCGGTCCTCGCCCAGGGTCATTACAGCAAAATCTATCATGTTTTCTTCATTGTTGCTTCCTCCTGTATCTACATAAATATTAGGGTGATTTTTAAAAGCCTTGCAGGCATATTCCCAGTCGCTGCCCCCGCCAATATGCGCATACTGGAACATGGCCTCGGGGTATCTTGTGGCCATGTCCACAAAATCTTCAGGCAAAGAGATACCGGGGGTAGTCTGCACATCATATTTCATGCGGTAGCCGCCAACGCCAAGCTGGCTTTCGCCATGCACATGAATGATCATTTGATAAGGGATGAACTGTTCAATAACCGGATAAAACAGGGGATCATTTATTTTTACCTGGTTGTAGATTTTCATGCCGGTCATGCCCAGGTCTGTGCAGCGCTTAATTTCTTCGGCCGCTTCCTTAGGGAATGCAGGATGGATGGTGACCTGGCCTATCAACCTGCCGGGATACCTTTTCATCGCTTTCAACACCAGATCGTTATAAGCCCTGATCTCTTCAGGCCTGTCTCCCATCTTCTTAGCTACAGGCAGGGCTATAAAAAGCTTATCTATCCCCAGGGTATCGGCATAAGCGATCTGGGCCGCTGCCTGCGCATCCTGTGAATAGGCATTGGCATAGGCATCGATCTTCCTGTATTTTAAGGCTTCCTTCAATATGTCCTTACCTGTTCCCATCCGCAGGGTTTAATAGTTTATTGAGGGTATAGCAGATCAGCTTATTGGCCAGGGGCGTCCCCTCGTCTGAACTGATGCCCCCCAGTTTCAGTTCATAAACATAACCGGGCTTCAGGGCGCCCAGTTTCAGCGACACTTTTTTCTGATCGGCCGAAATGCTGATGCCGGTAACCGGGACCTCCTGCAGGTCTTGCTGCATGGTGTTGTCGGCGCCTTCATGCTTAACTTTCCGCTGGTATTTATAGAAATAACTTCTGAACTTATAATTTTCGGGGTTTGATGCTGCCGTTTTGTTTAGGGGCTGGGTAAAGGTAAGGTCGAAGCCATCATTGGTCAGCTTCATGGTATAGACATCCATCGGGGGCTTGTTGTTAAAAACGATGCGCTGAATGCCGATATCGCCGCTCCATCCATAGGCAATCTGCCCTGTCCATAGGCTGCCATCGGGCGCAAAAGCCAAACGGTTGTTTCCTTTCCTTAAGCCATGTCCATCCAAAAATGGGATGCAGGCACCCTGCAGCTGTCCCTGCACTTTTTCAAGCATCACCCGTACAATCCTGTCGCGGTTCATCTCTCCCACAAACAATTGCCCGGCAAAGGGCCCAAATTTGCCCGCTGTAGCATCGCAAAGCGGCTGTGAAGGGGAGTTAGCCATAATGCCCTGCGGAAACAGCACAGCGGCTTTGGTACGCATGGCGTCCAGCTCCTTTATCGGCAGCGCCAGCGGACTCTTGCCTTTCCAGTCTTTTTGCCAGACCAGGCTGGCAGGGTGGCCGTAAAATTTGCCTTCCTCTACATGGTACAGCGTGCTGGTCTCTACCCAGTCGCTCTGGTTATCGGTTACAAACAGATTGTCCTCCAGGTCAAAGCCCAGGCCATTGGGCGAGCGCATGCCCGAAGCATAGGGATGCAGCCTGCCATCGGGACTAAGCTTCATTACCCAGCCCCTGTAGGGCACTACGGAGTACATTTCATAAAGCCCCTGCTGAAGATCGCGGCCCAGGGGGTTAAACCTGCCCCGCAGCTCCTGGTTTACCGAGCCTCCCGGCGAAGCCGTATTGAGGGCAATGAAAAGATTGCCCTTCTTGTCGCGCGCCGGACCATAATTGAATTCGTGGTAGTTCCCGGAAAGGCCAAAATCATCGGTCATGTTTTCATACACATCGGCCCTGCCGTCCCCATCGGTATCTTTAATGCGCGTAAGTTCAGGGCGCTGCATCACCACCAGCTCTGAATTGCTCAGCGCCAAAACACCCAGCGGTTCGTGCAGGCCATCGGCAAATACGCTCCAATGCTTTGTTGCCGGATCGTAGATCATCACTTCCCCACGGATAAAGCAGGCAACCAGACGGCCGTCGGGCAGAAAATCGACCCCCCCTGTTTCGCTGGTCAGCCCCTCGGGCATGGTTATGGTTTCTACGGTATAGGCTTCCTGTCCTTTCACAGCAAAAACACTTGCGAAAAACAGCAACAGGACCGTAGCCCCGCTAATGCTTACTGACCTCATATCAACGTCTTTTTTTATTGTAAACCAATGGATAACTGGTAATGGTGACCGAAAAATCGCGGGCCTGCTGCGGACTGAGCTTTAGCTTATCCTTTTCCCAAACACCAGAGGAAGCCTCGTAGGTTTCCGATTCGTTGCTGATGCCGCAGGCCAGCCATACCGTTTTACCTGCATCGGGGATGCGGAACTTACGGATCAGGCCCTTCCCGTCTTCCTTAGGCAAAATCAGCTCGTAGACATCTGTGCCATTCAGGGTGTAGTGAAATTCAGGGTATTTGTTGACCAGGCGGTAGCCTTTATAAGCTGCAACCGGGATTTCATCGGCCTTGCCGATGCGCAATGGGCTGCTCATGATTTCGCGGTAAAAGATGGTACCGACAATTTTCGCCACGGCATCGGCATGGCCTTTCCAGATGCCGGTATTGTCTACAAAACCACCCTTCCAGGCATACCTGAGCCGGCATAAGCCTGCATCCCAGCAGTACGACAATTCCTGGGGCAGGCTTACGGCTATGGCAGCCGGCCCGGCATCTTCCATAAAAATGC from Pedobacter africanus includes:
- a CDS encoding amidohydrolase family protein, whose protein sequence is MDRRKFFASTGLSAAGLLVSKSLFGFDPQSSRAQPAVNGQPPKYDIVREMLKYPKIDAHVHCDLGNGNLEAQKKFAEILLDYAERFNIRKLVLSKPVTRLIKGIPDASPEAFIEHNNIILGLMKLHPDRITGSFTFNPIHLKASLEEIKRCVDQGMVGAKTYYQTKISDPSFYPIVEKMIDLKMIIHTHAETQLGVGGYRMKYNGNKPKNVSIPEDFVAIAARYPEAMFQHAHIGGGGDWEYMCKALKNSPNVYVDTSGSNNEEHMIDFALEQLGEDRLLFGSDNCYYQSVGKVLASNLTEVQRKKLFFDNFNNILKKGGNHVD
- a CDS encoding amidohydrolase family protein, with the protein product MGTGKDILKEALKYRKIDAYANAYSQDAQAAAQIAYADTLGIDKLFIALPVAKKMGDRPEEIRAYNDLVLKAMKRYPGRLIGQVTIHPAFPKEAAEEIKRCTDLGMTGMKIYNQVKINDPLFYPVIEQFIPYQMIIHVHGESQLGVGGYRMKYDVQTTPGISLPEDFVDMATRYPEAMFQYAHIGGGSDWEYACKAFKNHPNIYVDTGGSNNEENMIDFAVMTLGEDRVFFGCDGSYFQGIGKVISSGLDEARKRKVFFENYNNILRKSGRNF
- a CDS encoding PQQ-dependent sugar dehydrogenase, which gives rise to MRSVSISGATVLLLFFASVFAVKGQEAYTVETITMPEGLTSETGGVDFLPDGRLVACFIRGEVMIYDPATKHWSVFADGLHEPLGVLALSNSELVVMQRPELTRIKDTDGDGRADVYENMTDDFGLSGNYHEFNYGPARDKKGNLFIALNTASPGGSVNQELRGRFNPLGRDLQQGLYEMYSVVPYRGWVMKLSPDGRLHPYASGMRSPNGLGFDLEDNLFVTDNQSDWVETSTLYHVEEGKFYGHPASLVWQKDWKGKSPLALPIKELDAMRTKAAVLFPQGIMANSPSQPLCDATAGKFGPFAGQLFVGEMNRDRIVRVMLEKVQGQLQGACIPFLDGHGLRKGNNRLAFAPDGSLWTGQIAYGWSGDIGIQRIVFNNKPPMDVYTMKLTNDGFDLTFTQPLNKTAASNPENYKFRSYFYKYQRKVKHEGADNTMQQDLQEVPVTGISISADQKKVSLKLGALKPGYVYELKLGGISSDEGTPLANKLICYTLNKLLNPADGNR